In Strix aluco isolate bStrAlu1 chromosome Z, bStrAlu1.hap1, whole genome shotgun sequence, the sequence AGGCTCttggtgctggcagctgcctcgTGGGGCCAAGTTGGAAGGGTGTGCAAAGGCAGCAGAGACTCACTTGGTCTGGTGCACTCCCACAGCCCCTGCCTTTGGGGGAGAGAGCGCAGGAGAGAGCAGCATCCACCGGGCTGCTGGATCCCACTGGCTGGGATCCCTCCACAGCACCTGGGTGGGCAGGAGGGCCTGAGGGTGCAGGGAGGGTTAATGCACCTCGGATCTGAGGCCTCATCCTGAGAGGTTCTCATCTCTGCCACCCCTCAGCAGTGAGGGGGACCAGCAGTACTCTGGATGGGGACTCCTCACCCCCCGAGGACACTGCCAGAGCCCAGTGACCCTCAGGGCTCTCCCTCATGTCCTTTGCACACAGGAAGATGTAGAGTTCCCTCCGACTGGGACCCCAAGCTGCAGTttaccccacaccagagcagctacCTCTTGAACGATTTGgtgcagctgagctgtgctggggagtATGTGCCATCGGTCCCCGAGATCAAATGTATTTCCAACGGGACCCAGACCTTGTGGAATGAGACTGCTACCTGCAAGGGTAAGCACAGCCCCACATCACCCTGACCCAGGGTCCTGAGCTGGTGGCAGGACCTCTGTGAGATGGTCGTGCTTCAGCCCCACCTGGGTGACAGTCCAGGAATGGGAGACCTGGATGCCTTGGCTTCCCCCCCTGTCCTGGCAGTGCCAGGGCATCTTTTATCTCAGCAccttgctgcaggcagctgccagggtCTGTGCTCCTGGAGAGGAGTTAAAAGGCAGGAATCCTTCCTGGCCAGTGTCTTCTGGTTCCACATGGACAGCTGCAGCTCTgaacctgggagaaggagtaGATGAAGGGTTTCAGCTTAAAGCTTTGGCATTTTGTGCTGCTTGTTTCCCTGGGAAACTTCTCTGGGGTTTGGGTGAGCTCTGGTGGGGGaggctgtcactgctgccctgctCACCTGGGCATGAGGGGGGCCAAGAGAATGGGGTCTCAAGTACCCCATGGGTGGGTGGAACCCAGGGGAAGATTGGGAGTCTTGGAGCTAGGGGTGAAAATAAGCCCTGTGCCTCTGAACAGTTCCTGGGCACACGATGGGAGTAGAGGGACCCTTGCATGTGTCAGGGTGAGTGGTCAGAGACATGGGGAGAAGGGACCTGTCCCAAGCCTCCTCTTGTCACCTCCAAGAAATACTCACCCAATTTTAGCTCTGACAGAAACATGCCAAAGGCCTGTTTGGTGGGACCCAAGACTCCAGATGGCGCCAGTCCGTGGGAATTACAAAAAGAATGAAGAAGTGACTCTGAGCTGCAACAATGGTTTCCAGCCATCCTTCACCCATGTCAAATGTGCAGGGGGAGCTCAGTCCTTGAATTATTCTGGATCTCTAAACAGAGATGTGTGGCTGGGGAGGAAAAGCAGTGATGTCTGGATCCACATTGAGGGGAACGTAGTGTGCATTGGTAAGCAGGGTGTGAGGAGATGCCTCTTATGGAGTTCCATGGTCAAATCCTGTCCCATTTGTTGATCTCTGAGCTTCCACCATCACCACTTGGCCAGGGATGCACTTCTGATGCCTGACTGGGGCCATTCAGATGTTTTTGGTACCTAAGACCATTCCTCCACTGAATTCTGGCACATCCTCATCCATCATCTGCCTGAGCAGGCCTCAGCCCTGGTTGGCATGCACCCACAAGGAGACCCCCATCCCAAAAAGCCTTGTCTacaggtcacatcctggcagagGGATGTGTCACCTTCCATCTCCCTTCAGGGATGGAGGGATTGCTGGGGATTGCTGATGCCCCAACACATACACCAGCCCCTCCTCAAACCCTCCCACCCCAACTAACACCCACTTTCACTTCTGCCAGAAACATGCCAAAGGCTTCACTGGGGCCGAGGACTCCAGCTGGCACCAGACCAGGACAAATACAAGAAGAATCAAGAAGTGATGCTGAGCTGCCCTGATGGTTTCCAGCCATCCTTCACCCATGTCAAATGTACAGGAAAAGTCCTGTCCATCAGCAATGGGAAACCTGTATACAGAGAAACTTGGAATGGAAAGAACAGCAAAGGCACATGGATCAACATTCAGCCCATGTTCAGTGTGGAGTGCATCGGTAAGGGAGGCATCAGGAGCTCTCCaggctgccctgctctgcccttcctgagcaggggaaggcaggctGTGCCTGCACAGGAGATTTCAGGCTCCTgtctgcctgctctctgcctgcctggggaAATGGTAGGTGCTGCCGAAGGCCATGTCTAGGCAGCCCCTGTAACTGACCTGTGTCCAGCCTATGGCTAACCAGTGGGTGGGAGCcttggtggggagggggctgctgccagcctcaGTCCCTGAGGGTCCCAGCAGGAAGAGACTTTGGGATCAAGGTGGGGGGCAGTGGCCAGAGCTGCTCATGCCAGGCTAGGGCAAGGAGCCCGGTGTGCAGGGCTCCAGACTATGGTTCATGGGTGGCTGGGAGGTTCCTGGTGGAGGTGCATGGGTGACATGGGTCTCCCTGAGGGATTCTGGCAAGAGCATGTGTAGAGGAGATGGGGGTTACAGTGCTGTAGGTCTGACAGGCATTTGTGGCACAGGCGGCCAAAAGCACTGTGTCAGAGTCTGGGGGATCACAGGACTCTGTTCCCTGTGTCCTCTCAGCCCGTGTGGTCAGGGCAAAGGCCTGGCCTCCTCCTCATGTGCTGGTGTCCCCTCCCAGTCTCTGCTGCACGCCATCACGGCAGGAGCCAGCTTTCAGGCTCAGGCTTTTTTGCCTTCTCAGGAGGACTCAGGGTGGTGGTGTCCTATGTGGGGGACGAACAGGGCACCTGGGTCAAATGCTGGTCCATCAGTCTCTGTGCAGGCATTGTGCATAGTATGAGCCCCTCATGGGTGCCCAGTCCTCAGAGCTCCAGCTCCAGTGCAGGGCCCTTCTTGTTCTCATCCCCTTGCCGAGCATGTGGTGCAGGAGGGCTGCTCTATATAGTGTCCTGGAGCTCCATCTCTCACCCTGCTGTGCCATGGGAAGGATTCCCTGCTCCATCTGCTGGCATGGCCTCCAGGGCCACACTCTGCCCTGCTAATGCCTTCCCATCTTGTTGGTGCAGAGAGATGCCAGAAGCCCCAGTGGGACTCCAGGTTTATATTTGACCAAGAATGGGGGACCTTCAACCCAAATGATGTGGTAAAGATGAGATGCCCTGAGGGGTACTGGCCTCCCCCAATGGAGATCAAATGTCTGAAGCTCAACACAAGGGAAAGCTCCATGATTCCTCGCAGTGGCTGGTTTGTGAGGAACAGCACAGGCCGCTGGCACCGTGTGGAGGGGAACTTGACCTGTGTGGGTAAGTGAGCAAAGCAGCTGCTCTCCCAGTGCTCTCAGTCTGTTCTCTCCAGGCAGGGAGAGCAGTGCTGCGTGTGTCCCACAGCATTAGTGCCCTGTGCTCGGGGTGATCAGGGCATGGCATGGGCATTCACTCCAGAGAAAATGGCTGCTGCTGCATCCCAGGTTTGTGTCTGCGCTGCTGGCAACTGGGGCACCCTGCACAGCACTGAGGAGGACAAGTCCTTGCCCCTGCATGTAGGATGCCAGGCAGCAAGCCCAGATCAGCTAGATGGgtctgcctggagaagagcatgagagtcctgctgtggctgctgggttCGTTGGCTAAGTCACTGTTGATATGAAAGGGACCAGACACCAGATCGTTTGCTAGCCCCAGGGTGGTAGCTGCAGAGAGGCCACAAGTACCTGCTCTTACTTTCCCACAATCACTGCAGCACCCAGAGTACCCCTGGGAATGATCCAGGGCCAGAGAAAGGTGCAGGCAGCACATGAGCATACTCTGGGAGATGGCCTTGTCCACAGTGTGCTGGGGACAGGCTAGGGAGGGAAGAGTGGGGATGGCAGAGGTTGGCTGCAAGGCTGTGAGGGGAAGGGAGTGACCCTCTTGCAATGTTTCCTTCACAGATATCCTCCAGGTTGTCCCTGGGAGCTTGGAGATTTCCAGCACCAGCATCAAACTGAACTGGACCTGCAGGCTCCCTGACGTCTGCCAGCACATTTGGGCCAGGTGCCGGCTGGAAGAACGTTCCTCCCCTCCCTGTGAGGCTGAGGAGGTGAAGGGAGAAGAGATGTTACATGGTCAGGAGGGAACATTCACCTGTCCCCCTCTGCAGCCCTTCACTGTCTACAGTGTCACTGTCTCCCTGCCCCCCAGCACGATCCTGTACACACGACTCCTCAGGACAAAGGAAACGGGTATGTCTACATGACATGCAAAGGTGCCGTTTGCCTGACAGCTTAGCCCGAGTATTGGCTCCCTGCAGTGATGGTACTGGGATCAGGACTGCTGGGATCCTGTGGGGCTCTGGGGAAGGGGCTGTACAGGGCCCCTCCTCACACACCagactgttgctgctgctgtggcacaTGCAGCCTTTGTGGGGGACAAATCCTCACCGGCCTCATGCTTGACCCCATCCTCTTGTGCTTCCAGTGCCGGACaaaccagagaagctgtggctggatCCCAACACGGGGTCCCTCAGGTGGAAGGCGCTGCCCTCCTGCAGAGGGGAGATCATCGGATACCAGGTACCAGGGGACCACAGACTGCCTGTGGTGCCGCTGACCTTGCCAGGCACCTCCCTGCCTGGAGCTCTGTGCAGACAGCCTGGGGAGAGGTGTGAGCCCTCCTCAGCCAGGGCCCATCAGCTCTACACTGCTGGTGTTTCTGGTAGCATCAGGTCCTCTCCTGTCCCCAGCTAGCAGTAGCAGGGTCTCTCCACAGATCTGACCTGAGTGGGAGTGGGAGGTCGGTgctgctccccaccagctcccTATCCTTCCTCTAGCTGAACATCACGGCCAGGAGAGCGCATGATGGCAGCTTCCTTGAATTCAAGCAGGTGTTGGTGAACCAGTCTGTCACTCAGTACACGCCACTTCATCAGACACCCGGAAGCAAATACATGGTGACAGTGCAGGGGCTCACggtggctggtgctggggctgcgtCACTGCTGGAATTTCAAACCTACGTCTCAGGTAATGGTTGTTCTGCCCTGGATCTGGCTGTGGTGGCCTCCCCGGGAGCAAATGCTGAGCCTGGAGCAGCTTCCAGAGCTGTGTGTGTTCCGACCCTGTCCCCACCAAGACAGAGGTGGGGAGTGTGGGCACCCTGAGAGCCATGGGGCTGGGTGAATCCTGTTTCAAGGCAGTGCATTCCTGGTCCCCAGAGCTTCAGCCCCTGTTTGTGCATGTGAAAGCAGAGCTGGCCCCTCCACTCTTCCACTAAAGATGATACCCATCCCTGCATGCACGTGCACTTGGGGCTCAAGGTCAGACAGCACTAGGGCTTCTGAGCCTGGTTCTGTGTGTCCTCTTGCTGTGCACAGTCTGGTTGAGCAGGCTTCCCGTCCCTCTGGTTGTGTATGGAAGATGGGGCAAGCCCCGCTGCTCCAGAGCCTccttctgccctgccctgcccagcagaTGTGAAGGCAGAGGAAGACTGTGCCTCGCTGCCTGTCCCTACAGCAGCCAGGACAGCAGAGCCTGGACACACATGTCtacacacacgtacacacccaACGCCAAGGTTGGGGCTGTTGCTGGCACATGATCCAGTCTGTGGCACCCACTCCTGGCTGTGTATTAGTTTCAGGGCAGTCTCTGGGACTGTGGCCAGGGTCAGCAGTCacagtagtggtggtggtgttggtgCTGGTCCTCCTGTCTGCAGGGATCCTGTGGTTTGTGGTGTCTAGGTGAGTAGGCAGGAGACTTGGAGTCGCTGCTCTGCCTCAGGCCATGCTGTGCTGTGGGGTGGCAGGGAATGGAGAAGGGGtttccccagctgctcccacccTTCTCTGGGTGTGGAGAATGCTGCTGGGTGGTCCTACCATAGCTTGGCTGGCTGGGGCTCATAAGCATCTTccttggggctggggcagggaccGTCCATGCTAAGAGACCCCTTCCCTTGTTGCtgttgctgccactgctgctgtccCCTGGGGTGTTGATGAGCAATGCCTGCCAGCTCATGAGAGGCCCAGAGGGAGGGTCCAGAGCCCTCCAAGCCTCTGCCGCTGGATTCAACAAGGCCCTGGTCCAGGTCTGCCTCTCCACTGACTCAGGACTGCCCTTTGCCTTCCCAGGAAAAGGAAGGCCTTGCCCAGCAAAGCTGAGGAGGATCATTACACAGGTAGGGTCCCCATTACAGAGAGGGCTGTAGGTCTGGGGTTGGAACGAGGAGGGGAGCAGGTTTACTGCAGGAGAGCCTGTTGCCATCCTGTGGTGCCTGCAGGCAGCCCAGCTGACTCTGGCTGACCTGTCAGAGCAGCATGTCCCACATCTGCTATCCCCAGCTGAGAGCCTCCTCTGGCTGCTTCTTTCAGCAACTCctggctggggtccccccatggTGCCCGTGAGGGTTGGGAGATGTCCCTTGTGCTCTCCCTGCCCAGCCTTGCTGCCCTGCTGGTGCATGTCCCAGGGTGCCTTCCAGcccccagtgctgctgcctgcctgggtctgccctgctccttcccccaCGGCCCCTGGGCCCCTCATGCTATTTCTGTCATCCCCCCAGAGCTTCAGCCTTATGAGAACTTGGATAATTACTGCGTGATCAAGGAGAGTCTTCTGGCAGATGCAGGTAGGAGATGGATTGCCCTGCCTGTGTTCCCAAACATGGCAGGGAGAGGGTAAACAGTGGCAGCTGTGGAGGCCTGAGCTCCCCACACTGCTGAGGGCACACAGCAGCCTCTGCCCTGGGTGCCCTTGGTCTCTGCAGGTAAaggtggccaggctggagagacGTTGCCCAAGcccctgcctgtcctgcagtCCTAAGGAGACAGTCAGTGCAGTGAGGGGGAGGAGAAGATGGGGTGGACGTCTGAGGCTCAGTGCTGATGGCACTTGCCATAGCCCCTTCTTGAGGCTTGCTCCTCCACTGCCGGAAGCAGGACCTCATATAGCTCGTGCTGGGTTATTGCTCCCCCTCAAATTTGCTCCCTCATCAAGCTCTAGCATCCTCTGtcacagagcaggagcagcccaaGGCCTGGGATGACCTGCTCGTGCCAGTAAGGACGTGTTCTGGTAGTCCTTCAGTGCTTTGGCAAAGCCATCTCACCTGCATCCTGGTGCCTACAACTGTCCTCTAAGACTGAAGTATCTCTCTGGGTCCCAATCCATCTTTCCCAGCTTCATATCCCCATATCCACCTAGCCCCTGGCCTCTGCTTACGTTTGGCCTGACCACACTGcccctgcagctgtgctgctctgtctGAACAACCAATaaacttttctggttttcatgGGCTGTCTGCCCTGCGACGGCTCCCACCTTGTCGTGCTTCCTCCTTGTTCTGTGTGTGACAGCCCTGTCCCTATAAATCTTCATGGAGGAGCTTGGACTAGGCTTttccagcccctggcagccctgagGAAGCACTTCTGAGAAGCCCTGTGCTCCCAGAGCAATGCTTCGGGTTGCtactttccttcctcctcatcctACAAGTAGCATGGTCTCAACTAGGCTGAGCTGGACCTCTGTGTTGGTCTGTGACCCCCTTTGTGGGTGTTGGTGCTCGTTTCCCATTTTGTGAGGTGCAGTTGACCCTGGCCCTCTTGGGAAATCTCCATCTTGCAGCCTTTGGGATCTGCTCAATCTCAGCTGCTGCCCTGGTGCAGCCTCCAGCAGCCACTGCCTCTCCTGCCCTGAGGGATGCCAGTGCCCGGTGCAGCCTGGAGGCTGCCCGAAGGCTCTGCTTGGTGAAGACCACACTGCTGGAAGATGAGGAAATCAACCACTCtcttctgcagccttttttttagCCTGGGATGACCTGCATGTGCCAGTAAAGACATGTTTTggcagtgttgtggtttaaacccggccggcagccaaacaccatgcagctgtttgctcaccctcccctgcctgggggatgggggagagaattggacgagtaaaggtagggagactcataggttgaggtaaaaccagtttaataattgtaataaaataaagcaataacaataatggaaagtacaaatgggtaatgcacaatgcgactGCTCAACACTTGCCagctgatacccagcccgttccctGCTAGcgatcctgaaataccaagatcccacaatttcaatcccagaagcgagagagaacgcCCTCCTTCACAGTcatccctcctttatatactgagcatgacattacatgatatggaatatttcattagcttcttgtacacctgcgcacAGGCAGGACAGAgtgagttggagagtccttgatctcttagcaacaactgaaaatatcagtgtattatcatcattcttctcataccaaatcctatACTGAATCCaaattctagctactaagaagaaaattaactctatgtCAGCCGAAACTGGGACAGTAGTCCTTCATATGAGCTGTCTGACCATCATCGTGGTACCTGCAACTGGTCCCTGGGACCAAAGCATTTCCTTCTTGTGGACTTTAGTTAGTGTGACCTGCGTGCCTGATGGAGCTGCTCTCAATGGGTATtgggcagagaggggaagagggggCTTAACCCCGTGTGACTGCTGCTGGTTGGGAAAGGGGAATGTGCAGGGTTGGGATATGGGGAAGCAGAAGGTTGGTTTGCgctcctgccacctcctgggtTGCCCCGCTCCCCACTACCCATCCCCATACCCAGTCAGACCCAGGGCTGTcagccctgtggctctgcctgctctgtcCAGACAACCAGTAAAGGCTCGTGGTTTGGAGGGGGCTGCCAACAcgccccagctcctgcctggtcTCCTGCATTGCCCTTGTGGGGGCTCATTCCCTGTGGGATACTGAGATAACGGCACCCTGTTGAGGGGAAGCCACGAACAGGGCTGCTGTAGCTGGAGCTGTGGCTGACAGCCTCCACAGTCCctcagggctgtgctgggcagctcTGACGTGTGTTTGGATGGGGGGTGTGTTGAGGACCAGTGAGTGGTGGTGCTCCCCCATATTCATCCTGGGCAGGAGTGTGTCCTGTGCATGTGCCATGGGCAAAAGCTGAGCGTCAAGCATGGTCTTGCTCCTCTGCAGCCCCCATATCTGATCACCCATCCCTCTGGGACCTGAGGTGTCCCAGGTGGACCCATGGGAGGttctggaagaagagaaaagcaggagcTGTTGAGGAGCAAGGGGGATGGTTTAGCAGTTCTGAGGGTTTCCTCAGACACTCAGCTGGCACTGGAGGGCAGGGTGGTCTGCACACCTGGGGGCAGAGGAGAGTGCTGACAGGctgatggggaggaagaggaggcagctggggatggaggagcagggaaggatgAGAGAAGGAGCAGGTTGAATGTATCTTTCATAAGGGTCAAGGACTGTTTCAGACCTTGAGGTGGTCCTTGCAGTTCACATCCCCATTCCTATCTCTGCTTCTTGCCAGCTCTTTATGTGCTTTCTCAGAGATCCTCCATCTCCTGTGATCATTGAAGGGAAGTGCAGTGACTCATCACAACTCTAAAACCCATGCAGTGGCATTCAGAAGCACAAGGACGTTGCCTCAGAAATAGGAGTAGTTCTTCTTGAATGCACTCTGGTAACTAGGAGGGTTTAGGGGGGAAACTCTGGGATCTTGATGACAGGGGCTCTTCAGTTGAGTACCAGAGCccctggggaaaaaaggcagcaaaaggcAGCAGTACTGACACTGATGGGAGGTTCCATCCCCAAAGAGGAAGCTTCTCTCATGAGGTTTCCCCATGTGTCTGTTTCCTTCCTGTGGCTGCAAGTCTTGCAGTCAGTTACCGATGCCTGGGCTGAGAGGCAGCAAGTGGGGCTGAGATTTGAGTGCTGCCTGCGGACTTCATACTAGGATGGCCCTGCAGTTGCTGGCTCTGAGGTTTCTCCTGGTCCTTGTATCTCTGTGGACAGCACAGGGCCAGGAAGAACCTGATCCCAAGGTCCAAGGAGTGCCCTGGGAAACAGGTAAGAAGTGGTTCCTCCTCTTTGCTGGAGGGATTTTGATGCTTCTCCTTCTGCAAGTTTGATATGCATCTTTACTGCCTGCAGCCTTGGGCTGGAGCCCAGGCAGACCCCTGAGTGCTGTCAGCTGGGGTGCCTGATGTCTCTTGGAGACACCAGGgtgggggtgtgggtgggtgtggGTGCAGTAGGgtgctgtgggaagagggaatTGGACTGGACAGTCAGGGATGGGTCGTGTCCTGCACCAAGCCAGTTTGCCAGTTGTTCCCTGGAGGGTGCAGGCATGAATCAGGCATGAATTCATGCATTATGAATCAGTGGAAGGGTCTCCAGGGAGCAGGGCTACCGCTTTCTGTACACATCCTATCACCAGGTGTGCCTGAGGGACACTGTGCCTACTGAGAGCAGAGCAAAAGAGAATTTGCTGCCGCTTTGCCAGCTGGATGGGCCTGGGCGTGGGGAGGAGCTGGGTCCCTGTGCGTGGGGTAGGTCGTGGCTGTGTGTCAGTGGGACACAGCTTCTGGTTGTGGTGCTCAGCTGGGCATCTCTTGCCTTCTGCTGTCAGGGTTGTTTGAGAGCAAAGCCTGACCATAAGTGACTTGTTCACCAGCATGTCTGTACTTCTTTGTGGCTGTTCAGAAGATGGTCTGAACCTTGTGAGATCCCTTCTCTGCTCCTTTGGGAGAAGGAAGATTGTATTTTAAGCAATTTAAGGCCTCCCAGAGGCCCTTGCAGAGGCTGGAACAGGGAAGATCTCCTTCTCAGGTGCCAGCATGCTTGCTTGTAGGAAACATTGCCACAAAACCTCCCCCTGCAGCACTCAGCAAACAGCTGGGACAGACTGTGTGTGCTCAGCCCCAAGGATGGTGAATATGGTGTGGAGGGGTtgtggaggaggaagcagggctTGTGGCAGGGAAAAGGGGCTGTGGTAAAGAAGGGGATGTGAATGGAAAAGGCATTGCTCATCCCCATGTCCCACTGCACGGTGGCATGGGCCAGGAGGAGAGGTACTGactgagccagcacaggcaccCCAGAACTGTAACAGAGGCATCTCTGCTCCCTGTGGGAGGGATGATCCATGGCTGGAGAGACATCCATCCCAGAAGGGCTGGTGGAGACATGACCCAGCAAGGGCATCCTGAGCTGGGGTGGCTGACATGGCTGAATGAGTGGCTGGAGGGAGTCTCCTAGTGCACGAGTGATTGTCCTGGGAAGCTCCCTGTGTGGGCTGTGGAGGAGGGTATATAGTGTCCCCGGACACAAGAGTAGAGGGAGGAGGTTCATGGATAAGTGACCGTTGACTGTTTGGGTACACAAGGAGAGCCCCCTCCCAACAAGCCTTGCTTATGGGTCACATCCTGGCAGATGGATGAGTCACCTTTCTTCTCACTTCAGGGACCAGAGGGATTGCTGGGGATTtctttcccaccaccctctgggctcCACCTCATCACCTCCCAGCCCAACTAATATTCACTTTCACTTCTGCCAGAAATGTGCCAAAGGCCCCGGTGGGACTCAAGACTCCAGCTAGCACCAGAACAGGACAGTTACAAGAAGAACGAAGAAGTGATGCTGAGTTGCATTGATGGTTTCCAGCCATCCTTCACCCATGTTAAATGTGCGAGGGAAGTCCAGTCCCTCAGTCAAGGGAGACCCATATACAGAGAAGTTTGGCTTGGAAGGAACAGCAGAGGCATCTGGATCCGCATTCGGTCCAGTGTGGAGTGCATCGGTAAGGGAGGCATCAGAAGCTCTCCaggctgccctgctctgcccttcctgagcaggggaaggcaggctGTGCCTGCACAGGAGATTTCAGGCTCCTgtctgcctgctctctgcctgcctggggaAATGGTAGGTGCTGCCGAAGGCTATGTCAAAGCAGCTCCTGTGCCTGACCTGACTCCTGCTGCTTCCCTACCAGAGAGCTGGAGTGACCAATTTCAGCCTcttgctttccctccctcccagctgggtggggagcagggctctCCGACTGCAGCACCCtcacagggctgggaggggaagggaaggaagtgACCCTCTTGCAACGTTTCCTTCACAGAGGTCCTCCAGGTTGTCCCTGAGACCTTGGAGATTTCCAGCACCAGCATCAAACTGAACTGGACCTGCAGGATCCCTGATGCCTGCCAGCGCATGCAGGCCATGTGCCGTCTGGCAgggccttcctcccctccctgtgaGGCTGAGGAGGTGAAGGGAGAGGAGATGCTACATGGTCAGGAAGGAACATTCACCTGCCCCCCTCTGCAGCCCTTCACTGACTACAGTGTCACCATCTCCCTGCCCCCCAGCACGAT encodes:
- the LOC141918839 gene encoding uncharacterized protein LOC141918839, with product MDLQGTALAFLLVLAPLLLARGQKDSGPKNQGAAKETETCQRLHWGRGLQLAPDQDKYKKNQEVMLSCPDGFQPSFTHVKCTGKVLSISNGKPVYRETWNGKNSKGTWINIQPMFSVECIDILQVVPGSLEISSTSIKLNWTCRLPDVCQHIWARCRLEERSSPPCEAEEVKGEEMLHGQEGTFTCPPLQPFTVYSVTVSLPPSTILYTRLLRTKETVPDKPEKLWLDPNTGSLRWKALPSCRGEIIGYQLNITARRAHDGSFLEFKQVLVNQSVTQYTPLHQTPGSKYMVTVQGLTVAGAGAASLLEFQTYVSVSGQSLGLWPGSAVTVVVVVLVLVLLSAGILWFVVSRKRKALPSKAEEDHYTELQPYENLDNYCVIKESLLADAALASSVTEQEQPKAWDDLLVPLTLALLGNLHLAAFGICSISAAALVQPPAATASPALRDASARCSLEAARRLCLVKTTLLEDEEINHSLLQPFF